The following proteins come from a genomic window of Geomonas sp. RF6:
- a CDS encoding acyl-CoA dehydrogenase family protein translates to MPNPTDYFDIESDLSSDARLVRDTTRSFVQKEFMPLVREHYRAGSFPLSLAPRLGELGMLGANLSGYGLPGLDAVSYGLLMQELERGDSGLRSFASVQGALVMFPIFAFGTEAQRSYWLPRLASGRTVGCFGLTEPDYGSDPSRMITRAVKDGNSYLLNGVKMWITNGTIADVAVVWAKVDDTVRAFLVTSDTPGFSSREVSGKLSLRASVTAELVLDDARIPEENLLPGAHGLRSALECLTQARYGIAWGALGAAMACFEEALSYSKERKVFGRPVASFQLTQAKLADMATGITHGQLLALQLGRLKDAGRLRPEQVSLAKRSNVRMALETARSARSILAANGIIDEYQCMRHMCNLETVETYEGTYEVHTLVVGRDLTGFDAFS, encoded by the coding sequence ATGCCAAACCCGACCGACTACTTCGACATCGAGAGCGATCTGAGCTCCGATGCCCGCCTCGTGCGCGACACCACCCGATCCTTCGTGCAGAAGGAGTTCATGCCCCTGGTCCGGGAACACTACCGCGCCGGATCCTTTCCTCTTTCTCTCGCCCCTCGCCTGGGAGAGCTCGGCATGCTCGGCGCGAACCTCTCCGGCTACGGTCTCCCCGGCCTCGATGCCGTCTCCTACGGCCTCCTCATGCAGGAACTGGAGCGGGGGGACTCGGGGCTGCGAAGCTTCGCCTCCGTACAGGGCGCACTGGTCATGTTCCCCATCTTCGCCTTCGGGACAGAAGCGCAAAGGAGCTACTGGCTGCCGCGCCTCGCCAGCGGCCGCACGGTCGGCTGCTTCGGCCTCACCGAGCCCGACTACGGTTCCGACCCTTCCCGCATGATCACCCGCGCGGTGAAGGACGGAAACAGCTATCTCCTCAATGGCGTGAAGATGTGGATCACCAACGGGACGATAGCCGATGTCGCTGTCGTGTGGGCAAAAGTGGATGACACGGTCCGCGCCTTTCTCGTCACCAGCGATACCCCTGGTTTTTCCAGCCGCGAGGTCAGCGGGAAGCTCTCCCTGCGCGCCTCCGTCACCGCCGAGCTGGTACTGGACGATGCGCGGATTCCGGAGGAGAACCTCCTCCCCGGCGCCCACGGTCTGAGAAGTGCGCTGGAGTGCCTCACCCAGGCACGCTACGGCATCGCCTGGGGCGCCCTCGGTGCTGCGATGGCCTGTTTTGAGGAGGCGCTTTCCTACAGCAAGGAACGGAAGGTCTTCGGCCGCCCCGTAGCCTCATTCCAGCTGACGCAGGCAAAGCTGGCGGACATGGCGACGGGGATCACCCATGGGCAACTTTTGGCGTTGCAACTGGGACGCCTGAAGGACGCGGGGCGGCTCCGCCCGGAACAGGTGAGTCTTGCCAAGCGCAGCAATGTGAGGATGGCGCTGGAAACGGCGCGTAGCGCCCGCTCCATCCTCGCGGCGAACGGGATCATCGACGAGTACCAGTGCATGCGCCATATGTGCAACCTGGAGACGGTGGAAACCTACGAAGGGACGTATGAGGTGCACACACTGGTCGTGGGGCGCGATCTGACCGGATTCGACGCCTTCTCCTGA
- a CDS encoding HPP family protein — translation MKRRLARVPHKMKGELRGKGGPLSLKYALWGMLSSTAAILAIFGVTHLAGSPLLIGSFGASAVLLFGAVESPLAQPRNLVGGHLVSAAVAVAIVSLGGSGPVAISIAVGSAICLMYLTRTLHPPGGATALIGVQSHAAPAFLLVPVLAGALILLVMALFTNNVVHHRQYPKHWL, via the coding sequence ATGAAAAGGCGGCTGGCTCGTGTGCCTCACAAGATGAAGGGGGAGTTGCGCGGAAAAGGGGGGCCGTTGTCGCTGAAATATGCGCTGTGGGGGATGCTCAGCAGCACCGCTGCGATTCTCGCCATCTTCGGCGTGACCCACCTCGCCGGCTCCCCTCTCCTTATCGGCTCCTTCGGGGCTTCCGCAGTCCTCCTCTTCGGCGCTGTGGAATCCCCCCTGGCACAGCCGAGGAACCTCGTCGGAGGGCACCTTGTATCCGCAGCGGTGGCTGTCGCCATCGTTTCGCTCGGCGGAAGCGGTCCGGTCGCCATCTCCATTGCAGTAGGAAGCGCGATCTGTCTCATGTACCTCACCCGCACCCTCCATCCCCCGGGTGGCGCCACCGCCCTCATCGGTGTGCAAAGCCATGCCGCCCCGGCCTTTCTCCTCGTGCCGGTTCTCGCCGGAGCGCTCATCCTCCTCGTCATGGCACTTTTCACCAACAACGTGGTGCATCACCGCCAGTATCCAAAGCACTGGCTTTAG
- the hcp gene encoding hydroxylamine reductase encodes MVKQLMKWIKGSTTDTKGKEGNVSMFCYQCEQAANGGCTKVGVCGKQPEVAALQDQLVYTMKGIAFWADKARQKGAKDAAIDRFMIDGLFTTVTNVDFDAEEIAKLVRKGAAIRNAAQELYEKANGAPFAGTVPAAAQPFAAATTSELVALGQQHGVKDETIDPDVKSVQEIIIYGMKGYAAYAHHALVIGLENEEIYAYTHKALAATLEKSLGLMDFVGLAMECGRINLVTMELLNKANTDSFGHPVPTPVQLGTKAGKAILVSGHDLRMLEELLRQTEGTGVNVYTHGEMLPAHGYPGLKKYSHLAGNFGGAWQDQAKEFVNFPGAIIFNTNCIQRPAESYKDRLFTWGLVQWPDVKNIEGMDFSAVIKKAQELPGFEENLGKEILTGFGHNAVLGVADKVIDAVKAGQIRHFFLIGGCDGAKSGRNYYTEFAEKVPNDCVILTLACGKYRFNKLDFGDIGGIPRLLDVGQCNDAYSAIQIAVALAGAFKCGVNDLPLSLILSWYEQKAVAILLTLLHLGIKNIKLGPTLPAFITPNVLNFLVENFNIGPIGTAEGDLKEILG; translated from the coding sequence ATGGTCAAGCAGCTTATGAAGTGGATCAAGGGTTCGACAACAGATACCAAAGGGAAGGAGGGGAACGTGTCCATGTTTTGTTACCAGTGCGAGCAGGCAGCCAACGGTGGCTGCACGAAAGTCGGTGTATGCGGGAAGCAGCCGGAGGTAGCGGCGCTGCAGGACCAGCTGGTCTACACCATGAAAGGGATCGCCTTCTGGGCCGATAAGGCACGCCAGAAGGGGGCGAAGGACGCAGCGATCGACCGCTTCATGATCGACGGGCTCTTCACCACCGTCACCAACGTCGACTTCGACGCCGAAGAGATCGCGAAGCTCGTCCGCAAGGGCGCCGCCATCCGCAATGCAGCCCAGGAGCTGTACGAGAAGGCAAACGGCGCACCCTTTGCCGGGACCGTCCCCGCCGCCGCGCAGCCGTTCGCTGCAGCCACCACTTCGGAGCTCGTGGCCCTCGGCCAGCAGCACGGCGTGAAGGACGAGACGATCGATCCGGACGTCAAATCGGTGCAGGAGATCATCATCTACGGCATGAAGGGGTACGCAGCGTACGCCCACCACGCCCTGGTGATCGGCCTCGAGAATGAGGAGATCTACGCCTACACCCACAAGGCCCTCGCCGCGACCCTCGAAAAGAGCCTCGGCCTCATGGACTTCGTCGGCCTCGCCATGGAGTGCGGCCGCATCAACCTCGTCACCATGGAGCTCCTGAACAAGGCGAACACCGACAGCTTCGGTCATCCCGTCCCGACCCCGGTGCAGCTCGGCACGAAGGCAGGGAAGGCGATCCTCGTCTCCGGCCACGACCTGCGCATGCTGGAGGAACTCCTGAGGCAGACCGAGGGGACCGGCGTGAACGTGTACACCCACGGCGAGATGCTCCCTGCCCACGGCTACCCCGGGCTGAAGAAGTACAGCCACCTGGCCGGCAACTTCGGCGGCGCGTGGCAGGACCAGGCGAAGGAGTTCGTGAACTTCCCCGGCGCGATCATCTTCAACACCAACTGCATCCAGCGCCCGGCGGAAAGCTACAAGGACCGCCTCTTCACCTGGGGGCTCGTACAGTGGCCCGACGTGAAAAACATCGAGGGGATGGACTTCTCCGCGGTGATCAAAAAGGCGCAGGAGCTCCCCGGCTTCGAGGAGAACCTGGGGAAGGAAATCCTCACCGGCTTCGGCCACAACGCGGTGCTCGGCGTCGCGGACAAGGTCATCGACGCGGTGAAGGCGGGGCAGATCCGTCACTTCTTCCTGATCGGCGGGTGCGACGGCGCGAAAAGCGGGCGTAACTACTACACCGAGTTCGCCGAGAAGGTGCCGAACGACTGCGTGATCCTCACCCTTGCCTGCGGCAAGTACCGCTTCAACAAGCTCGACTTCGGCGACATCGGCGGGATCCCGCGTCTCCTCGACGTCGGCCAGTGCAACGACGCCTACAGCGCGATCCAGATCGCGGTGGCGCTGGCGGGAGCGTTCAAGTGCGGGGTGAACGATCTGCCCCTCTCCCTGATCCTCTCCTGGTACGAGCAGAAGGCGGTGGCGATCCTCCTGACCCTCCTGCACCTGGGGATCAAGAACATCAAGCTCGGGCCGACCCTGCCGGCCTTCATCACCCCGAACGTGCTGAACTTCCTGGTGGAGAACTTCAACATCGGCCCGATCGGCACCGCCGAAGGAGATCTGAAGGAGATCCTCGGGTAA
- a CDS encoding MBG domain-containing protein, which yields MTRIPSAFVLLLALFCCGAAVAAVPDGFNPPIPFSPVRSIVVQPWDGKIIVGGSSSYPVGTQRNIARFFTDGTLDTSFSASTDGLVVKVFLLPDRGVLMIGNFTTVSYLDESGVQRTVTRHGVARLDQYGRPDGFIAGGDSFSGSFWDATLLPDGKSVLVGGSFANFMGKANLAKISLETGAVDASYPSPNTNVFAMKVQDDRRVVIGGLFTKVTTGGVVRDRTYLMRLNEDGTLDESFAPGVNAGAAVLALEVQPDGKIVIGGPFTSVTPHGGGAAKTRNRIARLTRFGEVDDFDPNVGFGGVLALALQPDGKILAGGNFSNAGGLPRQRLVRINQDGTIDSFDPGSALVSTLYVIAVQPDGKILAGPSAGGAVVRFYPEGTLDRDVATTGLMTDGDTMSLALQPDGKLTAGGEFVTVGGTQYRDGTGTHYTGGTTRKYVARFNPDWTLATSFDAALDTGYTAEAIVLQPDLRMWSGGFFPWVDAESGSPEHRPNLQRIDTAGHYDPSTDLGGKTFWDNVHTVMRERTGEVMSMVAPPPGSPYEGMAYVGGYFIGDWGHKELSQYHLFRMTATGERDPSFNPPELMQGRFGLYAGYESERGWVTALALQRDGKLLVALTGPSEADDFFTNRGAVLRLLPNGELDPTFPPVLFNDGVNTIVVQRDGRIVVGGLFKHPVVHDGVTYRQNLVRLYPDGTVDDSLALETVFRHPVYCTEEQDARGGCWYVAEIKSIALQGDGTMILAGTFSSTRDRLGTTTFPESYVIRVSPDGTVDRSFSLGVFDNYRPVETVQSIVLQPDGKVIVAGEFTSMNARTDSRHSLARFATSKPAVQSLDISLDGSHASVRWLRGGAAPELTGVLFEDSPDGTNWTVLGSGVPIEGGWGVQVPNPVTRQNRYLRGRGYAVTSSKTNVLVEEKRLYYLKPVLTVRPKALTKVYGEGNPTLEVEYLGFQDGDTPANSLVGAAVLSTSVGLTTGAGTHTITASLGTLASAKYTLVAADSPFTVTRAPLTVTAGSASRAYGDAVPAGTFTSSGLLFSDTIAKVTFTSSANTWSPVGSIHTITPTAAVFSVGSPANYQITWLSAPLAITPKELTVRADDQYKSAGKPNPPLTASYSGFAAGEGAADLSGAPELHTAADDSTPAGSYPITIAIGNLSSTNYTFRLVGGTLYVADQMAQNINFPIRPHTYGEGDFLPGATAVPSGLTVSYQSADSDLAEIVTDSLGRQRIRVKSPGLSAATTEITASQGGNWQYFEAQSVTKTLTVNPPPWNGIALDGVDDVVRVAGGAHLSFGATQSFTIEAWLHLSGSQGDGTGIVSRGGGGAPGYALVLYGNKIAAEFAGSDLLGPDQGLVGKTSLADDLWHHVALTVDRSEQVARLYLDGHLERTLPLPAGVGTLEDGAELLVGVDRSGGRYLKGEVDEVRLWKVARTVEEIRHVASEIIDPAAETNLVAYYHFDEGTAKGSNGGITAVPERTPFANDGVLSGLSLSGETSNWVGSGAFAPLLETAAITQKITGGAVVGGAIYHNYYPPTERGFCWGSAENPGLADSCTTLGPGGNTFVATISGLVPGGSYHVRAFARNAQGLSWGNDESFTAGKMDQTTTFGTLPTKTYGDPDFPTGATSGSGLPLTYLSSDPTVAVAENDIIHITGAGTTVITATQGGNGSYNDAPEVPQTFTVLPKQLTVQGDDKSRPYKTQDPPFTFSYSGFVYGEGVSVLSGAPLLSTTALWSSDAGSYPITVARGNLYARNYTFLFLPGTLSITRSGQCITFPLIGERTYGDSFAISAAACSGLAVTFVSSDPSIIRVDGNTLTVVGTGSVTITARTSGDGNYYGADEISQTVVVHRAGQQVQFSSLAQKAVGDPPFQLAATASSGLSVSYDSSDPTVAAVSGSTVTIIGAGTTVITARQGGSVNYEEATPVSQPLTVAQEGTPPLVLLSTLSSGATTANPVLNIEGICRDASGITGVTVNGETIGGDLSLFSAALPLSAGSNTVTVSAVDTSGNRTTETRTVLLQGSAPALALTAPPDNSVVAEPQVLVQGTAQEGSSVSVSVNGSAPQGVALLNGAFSATAILVEGVNTIEVSAENGGAKSRGKRSIAYAPGKPVVAFTDPVQDVMTEGGSTVLRGAAPRALQVVVQVNGTSYRPPLGAGGSFEQQLTLATPGTYRVSATATGPDGGSSVAFRNVIRSQIVRGDLDGDGAVDIRDAMRVLSLSIGTEPLTPAALAHADVAPLVGGVPQPDGVIDVGDVVVLLRKIVGLVNF from the coding sequence ATGACAAGGATACCTTCCGCCTTCGTGCTCCTCCTGGCCCTTTTCTGCTGCGGGGCCGCCGTCGCGGCGGTTCCGGACGGCTTCAATCCGCCGATCCCTTTCTCACCGGTAAGGAGCATTGTCGTGCAGCCGTGGGACGGGAAGATCATCGTCGGCGGCAGCTCCAGCTACCCCGTGGGGACCCAGAGGAACATTGCCCGCTTCTTCACGGACGGCACCCTCGATACCTCCTTCAGCGCATCGACCGACGGCCTGGTTGTAAAGGTTTTTCTTCTCCCCGACCGCGGGGTGCTCATGATCGGCAACTTCACGACCGTAAGCTACCTCGACGAGTCCGGAGTCCAGAGGACGGTGACGAGGCACGGGGTCGCGCGGCTCGATCAGTACGGCAGGCCGGACGGCTTCATAGCCGGGGGGGACTCCTTCAGCGGGTCGTTCTGGGACGCAACGCTCCTGCCGGACGGCAAGAGCGTCCTCGTGGGGGGGAGTTTCGCCAACTTCATGGGGAAGGCGAACCTTGCGAAGATCTCGCTGGAAACCGGGGCGGTGGACGCAAGCTACCCCTCACCGAATACGAACGTCTTCGCCATGAAGGTGCAGGACGACCGCAGGGTCGTGATCGGGGGGTTGTTCACGAAGGTAACCACAGGCGGGGTGGTCAGGGACCGGACCTACCTCATGAGGCTGAACGAGGACGGCACGCTCGACGAGAGCTTCGCCCCCGGCGTGAACGCCGGCGCAGCCGTACTGGCTTTGGAGGTGCAGCCTGACGGCAAGATAGTGATAGGGGGGCCATTCACCTCTGTCACCCCGCATGGAGGCGGGGCTGCAAAGACGCGCAACCGCATCGCGCGTCTGACCCGCTTCGGTGAGGTGGACGACTTCGATCCGAACGTCGGCTTCGGCGGGGTGTTGGCCCTGGCTCTGCAGCCGGACGGGAAGATACTGGCAGGGGGGAATTTTTCGAATGCGGGGGGGCTTCCCCGCCAGAGACTCGTCCGGATAAACCAGGACGGCACGATAGACAGCTTCGATCCGGGGAGTGCGCTCGTCAGTACGCTCTATGTTATAGCGGTGCAGCCGGACGGAAAGATTCTCGCCGGTCCGAGTGCCGGTGGCGCGGTGGTGCGCTTCTATCCGGAGGGGACGCTCGACAGGGACGTCGCCACGACCGGCCTCATGACGGATGGGGACACCATGTCGCTTGCGTTGCAGCCGGACGGGAAGCTCACCGCCGGCGGTGAGTTCGTCACCGTCGGCGGCACCCAGTACAGGGATGGTACCGGGACGCACTATACAGGGGGGACGACGAGGAAGTACGTGGCGCGCTTCAATCCCGACTGGACCCTTGCCACGAGTTTCGACGCGGCGCTCGATACCGGGTACACCGCCGAGGCGATCGTCCTGCAGCCGGATCTGCGCATGTGGAGCGGGGGATTCTTCCCTTGGGTTGACGCGGAATCGGGAAGTCCGGAGCACCGCCCGAACCTGCAGCGGATCGACACGGCCGGCCACTACGACCCCTCTACGGACCTGGGAGGAAAGACCTTCTGGGACAACGTGCACACCGTCATGCGGGAACGCACCGGGGAGGTGATGTCCATGGTCGCCCCCCCCCCCGGCTCCCCCTACGAGGGGATGGCGTACGTCGGGGGGTACTTCATCGGGGACTGGGGGCACAAGGAACTCTCGCAGTACCACCTCTTCCGCATGACCGCGACTGGCGAGCGCGATCCGTCCTTCAATCCGCCGGAACTGATGCAGGGGAGGTTCGGCCTCTACGCCGGGTACGAAAGCGAGCGCGGCTGGGTCACCGCCCTGGCGCTCCAGCGGGACGGGAAGCTCCTCGTCGCCCTCACCGGCCCATCGGAAGCGGACGACTTCTTCACGAACAGGGGCGCTGTGCTGCGCCTCCTTCCAAACGGCGAACTCGACCCCACCTTCCCCCCGGTGCTCTTCAACGACGGCGTCAATACTATCGTGGTGCAGCGCGACGGACGGATAGTGGTGGGGGGGCTCTTCAAGCACCCGGTGGTGCATGACGGGGTGACGTACCGGCAAAATCTTGTGCGACTCTATCCTGACGGCACCGTTGACGATTCGCTGGCACTGGAGACCGTCTTCAGGCATCCGGTGTACTGCACAGAGGAGCAGGATGCACGGGGGGGGTGCTGGTACGTCGCCGAGATCAAATCGATCGCCCTGCAGGGGGACGGGACCATGATCCTCGCCGGGACGTTCAGTTCCACGAGGGATCGGCTGGGCACCACAACTTTTCCCGAGAGCTACGTGATACGGGTGAGCCCCGACGGTACCGTCGACCGCTCCTTCAGCCTCGGGGTCTTCGACAACTACCGCCCGGTCGAGACGGTGCAGTCGATCGTCCTGCAGCCGGATGGGAAGGTCATCGTCGCCGGGGAGTTCACCAGCATGAACGCCCGCACCGACAGCCGGCACTCCCTGGCGCGCTTTGCCACCTCGAAGCCGGCGGTGCAAAGCCTGGACATCTCCCTGGATGGCTCGCACGCCTCGGTGAGGTGGCTGCGGGGGGGGGCGGCGCCGGAGCTCACCGGGGTACTCTTCGAGGACTCCCCCGACGGCACGAACTGGACCGTCCTCGGGAGCGGCGTCCCGATCGAGGGGGGGTGGGGGGTGCAGGTGCCGAACCCGGTCACCCGCCAGAACCGTTACCTGCGGGGGAGGGGGTACGCCGTGACCTCCTCCAAGACGAACGTGCTGGTGGAGGAAAAGAGACTCTACTACCTGAAGCCGGTCCTCACCGTGCGGCCGAAGGCGCTCACGAAGGTCTACGGAGAGGGGAACCCGACGCTGGAGGTGGAATACCTCGGCTTCCAGGACGGAGACACTCCGGCCAATTCCCTCGTCGGCGCAGCCGTCCTCTCCACCTCGGTCGGTCTCACCACCGGGGCGGGCACGCACACCATCACCGCCTCCCTCGGGACCCTCGCCTCGGCGAAATACACCCTCGTCGCCGCCGACTCCCCCTTCACCGTCACCAGAGCCCCCCTCACCGTCACGGCCGGGAGTGCCTCCCGCGCCTACGGCGACGCGGTTCCCGCCGGGACCTTCACCAGCAGCGGCCTCCTCTTTTCAGACACGATCGCCAAGGTGACCTTCACTAGCTCCGCGAACACCTGGTCCCCGGTCGGCAGCATCCATACCATCACCCCGACCGCGGCGGTCTTCAGCGTCGGCTCCCCGGCAAACTACCAGATCACCTGGCTCTCCGCCCCCCTCGCCATCACCCCGAAAGAGCTGACGGTCCGGGCGGACGACCAGTACAAGTCAGCCGGGAAGCCCAATCCTCCCCTCACGGCAAGCTACAGCGGCTTCGCCGCCGGGGAGGGGGCGGCAGACCTCTCCGGCGCCCCCGAGCTCCATACGGCGGCGGACGACTCGACCCCCGCCGGCTCCTATCCGATAACGATCGCCATCGGGAACCTCTCCTCGACAAACTACACCTTCAGGCTGGTCGGGGGGACCCTCTACGTCGCGGATCAGATGGCTCAGAACATAAACTTCCCGATCCGCCCCCACACCTACGGAGAAGGGGATTTCCTCCCCGGCGCGACGGCGGTCCCGAGCGGGCTGACGGTCAGTTACCAGAGCGCGGACAGCGACCTTGCCGAGATCGTCACCGACTCACTCGGGCGGCAGCGGATCCGGGTGAAGTCTCCGGGGCTCTCAGCCGCCACGACGGAGATCACCGCGAGCCAGGGGGGGAACTGGCAGTACTTCGAGGCGCAAAGCGTAACGAAGACCCTGACGGTGAATCCTCCTCCCTGGAACGGGATAGCCCTCGACGGCGTGGACGATGTCGTGCGGGTCGCGGGGGGGGCGCACCTTTCCTTCGGCGCGACGCAGAGCTTCACGATCGAGGCGTGGCTGCACCTCTCCGGGAGCCAGGGGGACGGCACCGGGATCGTATCCAGGGGAGGGGGGGGAGCCCCGGGATACGCCCTCGTCCTGTACGGGAACAAGATAGCGGCGGAGTTTGCCGGGAGCGACCTCCTCGGCCCCGACCAGGGGCTCGTCGGGAAGACCTCCCTTGCCGACGACCTCTGGCATCACGTGGCCCTCACCGTCGACCGCTCCGAGCAGGTGGCGCGCCTCTACCTCGACGGGCATCTGGAGCGGACCCTCCCGCTCCCTGCCGGGGTGGGGACACTGGAAGACGGCGCGGAGCTCCTGGTGGGGGTGGACCGCAGCGGCGGCCGCTACCTGAAGGGGGAGGTGGACGAGGTGCGTCTCTGGAAGGTGGCGCGCACAGTCGAGGAGATCAGGCACGTCGCCTCGGAGATAATCGACCCCGCGGCGGAGACGAACCTGGTCGCCTACTACCATTTCGACGAGGGGACCGCAAAGGGGAGTAACGGTGGAATCACAGCGGTTCCGGAGCGCACCCCCTTTGCCAACGACGGGGTCCTCTCCGGCCTCTCACTTTCTGGCGAGACCTCGAACTGGGTCGGCTCCGGCGCCTTCGCGCCCCTTCTGGAGACGGCTGCGATCACCCAGAAGATCACCGGCGGCGCGGTTGTGGGGGGCGCCATCTACCACAATTACTACCCCCCGACCGAGCGGGGGTTCTGCTGGGGGAGCGCGGAGAATCCAGGTCTTGCGGACAGCTGCACTACCCTCGGTCCCGGAGGTAACACCTTCGTCGCCACCATATCGGGGCTCGTCCCCGGTGGAAGCTACCACGTGCGGGCCTTCGCACGGAACGCGCAGGGGCTCTCCTGGGGAAACGACGAGTCGTTCACCGCCGGGAAGATGGACCAGACGACGACCTTCGGCACGCTCCCCACGAAGACGTACGGCGATCCCGATTTCCCGACCGGCGCGACCTCCGGAAGCGGGCTCCCGCTGACCTATTTGAGTTCCGACCCCACGGTCGCGGTCGCGGAGAATGACATCATTCACATAACCGGGGCCGGGACGACGGTCATCACCGCGACCCAGGGGGGGAACGGCAGCTACAACGACGCGCCGGAGGTCCCGCAGACCTTCACGGTCCTCCCGAAGCAACTCACCGTGCAGGGGGACGACAAGTCGCGCCCGTACAAGACACAGGACCCTCCATTCACCTTCAGCTACTCCGGCTTTGTGTACGGCGAGGGGGTGTCCGTCCTTTCCGGCGCGCCCCTTCTTTCGACCACCGCGCTCTGGTCGAGCGACGCCGGAAGCTACCCGATCACCGTCGCGCGGGGGAATCTCTATGCCAGAAACTACACCTTCCTCTTTCTACCCGGAACCCTCAGCATCACCCGCAGCGGGCAATGCATCACCTTCCCGCTCATCGGGGAGAGGACGTACGGGGACAGCTTCGCCATAAGCGCCGCGGCCTGCAGCGGCCTCGCCGTTACCTTCGTGAGCTCCGACCCCTCGATCATCCGCGTCGACGGCAACACCCTCACGGTCGTCGGGACCGGAAGCGTCACCATAACCGCAAGAACAAGCGGTGACGGGAACTACTACGGCGCGGACGAAATCAGCCAGACGGTCGTGGTGCACAGGGCGGGGCAGCAGGTGCAATTTTCCTCCCTCGCGCAGAAGGCGGTGGGGGATCCCCCCTTCCAGCTGGCGGCAACCGCCTCCAGCGGACTTTCCGTGAGCTACGACAGCTCCGATCCGACCGTAGCGGCGGTGTCCGGAAGCACCGTCACGATCATCGGCGCCGGCACAACCGTCATCACCGCGCGCCAGGGGGGGAGCGTCAATTACGAAGAGGCCACTCCCGTTTCCCAACCCCTCACCGTCGCGCAGGAGGGGACCCCCCCCCTTGTGCTCCTTTCCACCCTTTCGTCCGGTGCGACGACCGCCAACCCGGTCCTCAACATCGAGGGGATCTGCCGCGATGCCTCAGGGATAACGGGGGTTACCGTGAACGGAGAGACGATCGGCGGTGACCTCTCCCTCTTTAGCGCCGCGCTCCCCCTGAGCGCCGGCTCGAACACCGTAACGGTCTCCGCGGTGGACACCTCCGGGAACCGGACCACGGAGACGCGCACCGTCCTCCTGCAGGGGAGTGCCCCGGCGCTCGCGCTGACCGCACCTCCGGACAACTCCGTCGTGGCGGAGCCGCAGGTCCTCGTCCAGGGGACCGCGCAGGAGGGGAGCTCCGTCTCCGTCAGCGTGAACGGATCGGCCCCGCAAGGTGTGGCGCTCCTAAATGGCGCCTTCAGCGCCACGGCGATCCTCGTGGAGGGGGTAAATACCATCGAGGTGAGCGCCGAGAACGGCGGCGCGAAGTCGAGGGGGAAACGGAGTATAGCCTACGCGCCCGGAAAGCCGGTGGTCGCTTTTACCGATCCGGTGCAGGACGTGATGACCGAGGGGGGGAGCACCGTGCTGCGGGGCGCCGCTCCCAGAGCTCTCCAGGTCGTCGTGCAGGTGAACGGGACGAGCTACCGCCCGCCGCTGGGAGCCGGGGGAAGCTTCGAGCAGCAGCTGACCCTCGCTACCCCCGGCACCTACCGTGTCAGCGCCACCGCCACCGGACCCGACGGCGGCTCCTCAGTCGCCTTCCGCAACGTGATCCGCTCCCAGATTGTCCGGGGGGATCTCGACGGGGACGGTGCCGTCGACATCCGCGACGCCATGCGGGTCCTTTCCCTCTCCATCGGAACGGAGCCGCTGACGCCGGCAGCGCTCGCTCACGCCGACGTGGCGCCGCTGGTAGGGGGCGTTCCGCAGCCGGACGGCGTCATCGATGTCGGTGACGTGGTGGTCCTTTTGAGAAAGATTGTGGGGCTGGTGAACTTCTGA